The stretch of DNA ACCGTTGATGTGACGGTGCGGCGTTTACGTGAAAAAGTTGAAGATAATCCTAGTCATCCGAAATGGTTAGTGACACGGCGGGGTGTCGGGTATTATCTCCGCAATCCTGAAAATGAGTAGAGGTTAAATCGCGTTGAAACTTAAGCGAAAGAATTTTTTTAAGTCGATTAATTTTAAAATTGCGCTCGTTTTTGCGTTGCTACTGTTAATTACGCTGGAAATTGTTGGCGCAATCTTTGTCCGGCAACTGGAAACTGAAAATTTGCAGCAATTTAAAACGCAAGTTCAGATTCCGACTTATATTGATAATTCGTTGGCAGAACAACTCTCAGGAAGTAACACGACCAAAGCCAATGCCCAAATTAAAACGATGTTATCGGATATCAATAATTCAAATATTGACGAAGTCCGGGTCATCGATAGTAAAGGGACGATTCGTGGGACTAATGATGTGAATGATCAAGCCGTAGTTGGTCAAAAAACAACGGATCGTAATGTCAAAAATGCGATATATAATAATCGTTCTTATACTAAGAATACGTATGATACGTCGAATAATAGTCAGTACTATATTTCAATCGTGCCATTGTATAGTTCTAACACAACGGGGAACAACAGCCAGTTAGTCGGGGTGTTATACGTTCGGGCCAACATGAAGTCGGTCTATAACACGATCAATTCAATTATGAAGATTTTCGCGGTCGCTTCGTTGGTGGCAATGGCCTTAGGATTAGGGATTGCCATCATCATTGCCCGGGCAATTACGCGACCAATTGAAGAAATGAAACGTCAGACACAACGGATCGCGCGCGGCGATTATGCTGGGCAAGTTCGTGTTTATAGTGATGATGAACTGGGTCAATTGGCTGGTGCCATTAATAACTTGTCGATTCGCGTTGAAGAATCACAAGAATCGACCGAAGCGGAACGCCGTCGGTTAGACAGTGTCCTTGCCCACATGAGTGACGGGGTCATTGCGACGGATCGTCGTGGGAATATCACGATTATTAATGAAACAGCTTCAGATTTTGTTGATGTGACCGCTGAAAAGGCGATTGGTAATTCAATTTTGGATATGTTGCAGATTCGTGATGATTATTCCTTACGTGATCTGATTGAAAATCAAGATGAACTCACTCTGGATTTCTCATCGAATGAACGAGATTTAATTTTAAATGCGTATTTCTCATTGATCCAACGTGAATCTGGGTTTATCAGTGGCTTAGTCTGTGTTTTGCACGATGTCACGGAACAACAAAAGATCGATAATGACCGTAAACAATTCGTTTCCAACGTGTCGCATGAATTGCGGACACCGTTGACCAGTCTGCGGAGCTATATTGAAGCCTTGAGTGATGGCGCCTGGAAAGACCCTGAAGTCGCCCCAGGTTTCTTAAAAGTTACGCAAGAAGAAACGGACCGGATGATTCGGATGATCAACGAGCTTTTAAGCTTGTCACGAATGGATTCTGGGACGACTCGGGTGGACATGGAGTTGGTCAATATCAACGAAATGTTTAACTATGTTTTGAATCGGTTTGATATGATCCTGAAAAAAGATGACAATCCGGCTAAATACTACACGATTAAACGGGAATTTACGAAACGCGACCTTTGGGTTGAAATTGACACCGATAAATTCACGCAGGTTTTAGATAACATTATGAATAATGCAATCAAGTATTCGCCCGATGGTGGGGTCGTAACTTGTCGCCTACTAGAAACGCATAACCAAGTCATTATCAGTATTAGTGATCAAGGTCTTGGGATTCCACGGGCTGACTTGACGCACGTTTTTGACCGGTTCTTCCGAGTCGATAAGGCGCGTTCACGAGCTCAAGGTGGGACTGGCCTTGGTTTAGCGATTTCTAAGGAAGTCGTGCAAATGTTAGGTGGTCGTATCTGGGTCGATAGTGTTGAGGGTCAGGGCTCGACTTTCTACATCTCGTTGCCATATGAACCTTATGAAGAGGAGGATCTTTGGGATGACGACTCGCAAGCTTAGACACCTCATTTTACCCATTACCCTGACCCTACTAATCTTCCTCAGTGTGGGCTTGTCCATGTATATCTGGACCAATCCATCACGTTATGAACGGGAAAATAAGGTTAGTACCGCTTCTTCAAACTCAACTTTGGCGACGCGCACGATCGATGATATTTATTTGCCAACTCAATTGGTACACACAGATTCGGCTGGCAAACAAACGTTATTAATTAATAAAAATGTCAGTCTGGTCAGTCAATTTAAAGAACAGATTAGTCGATGGCAGGCGACGAGTATCGTAAAGGTTCGCGTCACCTCAGCTAAAAGCTACGAGGCCTTGTTGAATGGGCAAGATTCGTACGTGCTGAATTTTCCTGATAGTGTCACAGTAGCGATGTTTAACACAATTTTTAATCAAAATTTGAAGAACTATCGCTCCTCTGAATTCAGTCGGATTGTCGTGCCAGTCAATGACGTTGATCACTTATATTTACTCAATGATAGTAAGCATCAGATTTATAGTGTCCGACTAAAAAAGAAGTCGTTAAAGTTGATGCGTAAGGTTTTACAGGCTAACAAAGTCACGGCGATTGCGGTGAAAATGACCTATGAAGCAAATGAAACGTATCTGGATTACACCCAACCAGTGACGATGCAACATTATAGCTATTTAATGAACGAGCAATCAGCTAGCGAACTCGCGAACCGTTTATTAGATGCGGATGGGAATTCGTCCGTGTCCGTCCGAACGCATAATGGTGAACAGATTTACACGACTGGGGCGTTTAAACGGATGACGGTCAACAATAAACTGGGGACGGTTTATTTTGAAGATTACAGTGATTCTGGTGACACGCGGCAAATTTCATTTACCACGCAGCTGCAGAAGAGCTATAGCCATCTGGTCAGTCTCGGCGTGCCGATGGATAATATTCGCTACTATGGCTATGACACGACTAGCAGTAGCGTCATTTACCGCAGTTACGTTGAAGGTTTTCCAATTTTCAATCAAACGGAAAATGGCGATGTTCGTATTCAGATGACGTCTAATGGACTGGATCGTTACTACTTCTCACTGGATAGTTTACAAGTGCCAGTACCAACGACCGGTAAGCAAACGGCGGTGACACTACCAAGTTCCACTAGTGTCCTCAAGCAGCTTATTGCCGCTGGTTATAAAGATAATAAGATTGGTAGCATCGAACTCGGTTATCAGTGGTCGCAAAATAAGTCGTCCAAACTCGTGATTGACTTAACGCCGACATATTACGTCAACTACAATGGCAGTTGGCGGACTTATACGTCGATGCTGAGCGGATCGTAAGGGGGCGGCGGAATGAACTTTCGAAGAATTGAATGGATTTTCGTGACGGCCTTCGTGGTGCTCGATATCTTCTTGGTCTACATGTTTGTTCAGACCAGTTCAAGTGATACGAGCACTAAGTCATCAAGTGATACGGCAACGACGGTTATTCGTGAAATGCGGGATGACAATATTAGTTTCAGCGACCCGAGCAGTAAAGAGGGCACCGGCTATTACATTGCTGGCAATAATGACAGTGGTTTGAAACAACATTTAGATCAGTTAACTGAACAGACGGCGCGATTATTGACGAGTAGTAAATTGACCAGTACGTTGCATACCACGATGACCATTGATAAAGATCATCCACAAGTTGATCTCGATAGTTTCGTGAAACAATCGGCTAACGTGATCCATGGGGATGAATACGTCTATTCTGCCGCTTTGTCGTCTACGGGCGACTATGTATACGTCCAAAAAGTGGCGGATGGTGAAATCCTGACGGCGACTGGTCAATTACATTTGATGGTCAACAAGAATCGGCAATTAGTGAGTTACACGCAGTCTTACGTGAATAGCGTGAAAACATTGCGTGAAAAAGCGGTCACGATTAGTGAAAAGAAAGCTTTAGTGGCTTTGTACCAATATAATCAAGTTTCCAATAATTCCCGTATCGTGTGGGGCAAGTTGGGCTATTCACGGCTATTGAAGTTGAAAGATAGTAGCGTGTACGTGCCTACTTGGATTTTCGCGGTCAAAAGCAAGAACAGTGCCAATTACAGTGTGCACCGCATCAACGCCTTTACGGGCGCAGCGATGAAGAACGGTAGCACGGAAACAACGACGGAAGCTGCGAGTGTGGAAAGTAGCACCGCTGGGATGATTTGGCATGCAGAATAAGATTGAGTTGAAGACGTCGGGAATTTTGGTTCCGGCGTTTTTTTTGATGGCAGTTGGTTCTAATATTTATAGTCGAAACGTGCAACTTGCGGCAACGACCTCCGCTTAGCTACGCCAATGACTAACTCGGAACAACGCCGAGTGAGCCATTGGCTAGGCTATGCTCGGTAGTTGGGCGCCGCAAGTTGCACTCTAGCCCTAAAAGCGTGTATCATAACTAAGAGTAGTCACTGAATTCAGAGATGGGAAGAACCTAAATAATGGTATTAAAATTAGCAACAGATCAAATGCAAGTTAGTGTGTTGGCTTCTGGGAGTACTGGGAATGTCACTTATATCGAAACGCCAGAACATAAAGTGTTAGTCGACGCTGGTTTGAGTGGGAAAAAGATCGCCAATTTGATGAGTTCGATTGGCCGTGATATTAATGAAGTCGATAGTTTGTTTGTCACGCACGAACATACCGATCACTGTCATTCAGCGGGCATTTTGGCACGAAAATATGGCCTAGATGTGTACGCTAATCAGGGGACTTGGGACGCCATGGCGCACAAAATTGGTGAGGTTCCGACTGAGCTTAAACATGTCTTTGATCCCAATACCACCCTTGGTTTGGGAGACTTGGATATCGAATCCTTCAGTGTTTCCCACGATGCTGCTGAGCCGCAATTTTATGAATTGCACCACGCCGGCAAATCCTTCGTCATTATCACCGATACGGGTTACGTTTCTGAACACGTCGAAGGGGTCATTAGCGATGCCGATGGCTATTTATTTGAATGTAACCACGATTTAGAAATGTTGCGGATGGGCCGCTATCCTTGGCCACTAAAACAACGAATCCTCGGTGATGAGGGGCATTTATCAAATGAAGATAGTGCGAATGCATTAATGGATGTGATCGGTCAACGGACGAAGCGAATTTACTTAGGTCATCGGAGTCAAGATAACAATATGAAGACTTTGGCGCATTTGACGGTTGCCTCGATGATGAAAGCACACGACTTCGGGGTAGAACACGATTTCCAAATCTATGATACGGATCCTGAAACGGCGACTAAACTAGTGACGCTCTAGTAACGATTTAACAGTTACACAATCATTCAGTCATAGAAAAATCACACTTTTTAGCTAAAATAAACTTAAAACTTAGTACTAAGTAGGGAGGGATCGCGTTTCGACGCGAAATTATGACAAACAACTCATTAGTCAAGGTCGCTGTAACTGCTCTCATTGCCGGCTTGTTAGGTGGCGGGATCGCTTACGGTGGCATCAATTATTTCAGCAATAATAATGTCACAACATCTTCGACCAGTGTTCCAACCGGGTCCAATAAATCGGGTTCAACGGGTACCACCAATGTGAAAGTTAATGTCAGTTCCCAAGCCACGAAAGTCTTTAAGAATAATAAAGCCGCCGTGGTCTCCGTAATCAACTTGCAGAAGCAAAGCACTTCGAGTGGTTGGAGTGGGATTTTGGGCGGTACGGATGGTTCGAATAGCGATAGTTCTAGCTCCAGCTCATCTAGCAGCAGTAAGTTGCAAGAGTACAGTGAAGGCTCTGGGCTGATTTACAAGAAGAGTGGTAATGTGGCTTACATCGTGACGAATAATCACGTGGTGAGCGGCTCAAACGCCATTCAAGTGATCATGAGTAATGGGACGAAGTTGTCAGCTAAATTGGTTGGGACCGATTCAGTGACCGACTTGGCCGTTTTGAAGATTAATTCTGCCAAAGTGACGAAGACGGCTAGTTTCGGTAACTCCGATAATATCGAAGTTGGTGAAAATGCCTTAGCCATTGGGTCACCATTAGGTTCTAACTATGCGACGACCTTAACGGAAGGGATTATTTCCGCGAAGAAACGGACGATCGCGACGACGAATACATCTGGTCAACAGACAGGGTATGCGACGGTTATTCAGACGGATGCAGCGATTAACCCTGGGAACTCTGGTGGGCCGCTCTTCAATTTAGCGGGCCAAGTCATTGGGATCAACTCAATGAAGTTGTCTTCCGATAGCTCGGGAACGAGTGTCGAAGGCATGGGCTTCGCGATTCCAAGTAACGAAGTGGTTAAAATAATTAATGAGTTAGTTGAAAATGGTGAAGTTGTTCGGCCAGCGTTAGGGGTTGCGACATATAATTTGTCTAATATCTCGGCCAGTGATCGGAAGTCAGTCTTGAAGTTGCCAGCCAGCATGACTAAAGGGGTCGTTATCATGAAGACCTATGCGGGTTCACCGGCAAAAGCAGCTGGATTAACAAAATATGATGTCATTACGGAGTTAGGCGGTAAGAAGATTACCAGTCTAGCAACCTTACGGACGGCACTGTATGAGCATCAGGTCAATGATACGGTAACTGTGAAGTATTATCATAATGGGTCGTTAAAGACCGCAAATATGAAACTAACAGAAACGACTAAAACATTAACGAAGCAATCTAATTAAAGATTAAGCTTTCATAAGAGCGTCAAGATGCCGATCGCGTCTTGACGCTCTTTTTAGGCTTAAATTGGAAAAACCGAAGAAACGTTTTTCAAAACAGCCTGTTAGTGGCGTGTCATGGTCGTTGGTGCAAATAAAGCCGAACGAAATCAGAATTAGGCGTGAAAACCATTTTTACCCGGGCAACGGGTTAGACATAAATTGTGCATAACTTCGGGGATAACTTTTGAGTTTGGTTGTGGTAATTTATTAACAAGCGCCAGAACGGCAATGGGGCTTGTTCAAAAGTTATCCACAGGTGGTGCTTTTGGTTGTGGACTAAATTTTCAAAATTTATTTTAATTTGTTGTGATTGTTGATATAATGGGATTTGTAACCGGCGTCTACGAACGAATGTTGCTGTGGAAAACTGTGGATAAGTTCCGGCTAACTTGACAAAACGACCCTAAATAAATGTTGTGGCAAACATACGTTCAACACAATATATAGGAAACTGAGTTATACACCTGTGGATAACTTTGTTGATAACTTGTGCAAAGGTGGTAAATTATGAACATCAAAATTATCTGTGTTGGTAAATTAAAGGAAAAGTACTTCAAACAGGGGATTGCGGAATATGCGAAACGGATGAGTAAATTTGCAAAATTCCAGATTGTTGAAGTTCCTGATGAAAAGGCACCAGAGTCATTAAGTAACGCAGAGATGGCTAATGTCATGGAAAAAGAAGGCGATCGGATTTTAGATAAAATCAAGGATCGCGATTACGTGTATGCGTTGGCTATTCTAGGAAAGGAACGTTCTAGTGAAGAATTTGCTGCTGAAATAGATAAACTAACGACTTATGGACACAGTGATATTGATTTTGTCATCGGTGGCTCGTTAGGATTGGCTCCGGAAGTCTTAAAACGTGCGGATACGCAAATCTCATTCGGTCGCTTTACGCTGCCTCATCAATTGATGAGGTTGGTGCTGACGGAACAGGTGTATCGGGCGTTTATGATTAACATTGGGTCACCCTACCATAAGTGACGCTAAAAAAGCGTCTTATAGGCTTGGCGCTTGGGATGCATGAAGTCGTAAATTAGTTGGTAATTCGGCGTTTATAGCTACTTATATCGTTAGAGAAGTCCTTATCACAAGTGACGCTAAAATGGCGTCCCACAGGTTCAGTGTTTGAAATTCATGGAGTTGTAAATTGGTTGATATTTCGGTGTCTATAGCTAGTTGCGGTACCATAATCATAAATAAACAAATTAACATTAATAAAAAGAAGTTAGATGGTATTGGCGAGGAGAAATATGATGGAAAGTAAAGAATCGTTAGATGTTATACAATTGAATATTCAGAGATTTATTGATTCGAAATTTACAGATCAAAAAGTTTTGGAAGTAGTGTTGCAGCAATATGGAAATCTTACTGAAGTTCAACAGGGGATGATTGAACCTAAAATGTATGTCATATATAGAGGAAAATATGACTATCTTTTTACAGGTGGACAATATAATGATTCATGTGTGTGGATGAATAAAACAATTCAACATACTAGATTTGAAAGGGAATTATCTAATAATAAAGTACATTTTTATATAGAAGCAGTAAAGATATTGTTAATGTTATTTCTAGAAAATGGTGATGAAACCAAATTAAAACGAGCAAGAAAGTACTTTCAATTTATTACGGATCTTAATGAATATCCAGAGACGTCAGCTTTGAAGGATATCTATAGAGAAGATATTGAAATTTTAAAGGCGGTTAAAGATGGCCAAGGCTTGTGGACGGAAACAAAATTTACTGTACCTATTGCAATTAAAAGTATTAGTAATGTTGTTCACGTAGAACTAGAGAAAGAAAACATTATAGCAGAGGTAACTTGTGAGTCCGGAATGGTTAATAATACGCCAATTCAGACAAATGGTGTATTGATACGCAATCAGGATCGGGAATCCCAGGTTGGCAATTCAACATGGAATATCAAGATTAATAGGTATCTTTCGTGTGAGAAAGTGAGTCCAATTGATAAGACGGCATCTGTTATGCAAGAAAAGGTTTGCAAAATTGTTAACTTAGTAATTGACAGATATAGATTGAAGACTAATGAGTATTGGGTAAAAAAGATATATCCATCAATGGTAGATGGCCATTCGATTAATTACGGTGCAGATGATGTAATATTTCGAAAGATTTTAATGTATGACAGAGGAGAGTACATTCTGTCAACAGATTCAACATCAGTTGAAATTGGTGATATTAGTGAGGAAAAACCAATTGAATTATACAAAAAAATGTTTTTAGGTGCGCAAACATATTTATTAACAGAAGATTTGCGCGAATGTGTTTTATTGTTAAATATTGCATTTGAAAATTTCACTTACAGTGTAGTTTGCCCCCAAATAGTTTCTTTGAGTGAGGGAAAATATGAAGCGAATTTTTACTTTGGTCTAAAACCATATCAGGACTTCTTTTTACGTGATTATTTAACGGAAGAGCAATATAAGACGGCTGTACAGCGGAAAGATATAAAGCCCTCGGGAACTTCCATGTATGCAATTTATAAAATCCTCTGGACTGAATCTAAAACTTTTTCCGGAAATATTTCAAAAACAGAAATGAATAAACTAATTTCTACTATACGTCATAACCGAAACGAGTTTATACATGGCAGCTTATCAGATAGAAAGAGAATATCGGTTAATAATGTTAGGGGACAGTTAGATGCATTTGATAAACTAATGTCGTTAATTAGTTCTTGATAGGTCTATTATTTATTACTTAGGGTTCATATCGACTTGTAGAGATAGACTATGCCGATATTATAAGTGCTGTGGTTTTAACCACTAAGTTATTAGTTACCCGATTGTAAACAGCGCCTAGGTATGATATGGATCGCCGTATCATAAATGATGCGGTTTTTCCTAGGATTAATCGTTGCTAGGCATATATCGCAAGTGATATGTTGACGATATTCAATCTTGACGATGTGTTTTTAAGGTATGATAGGGCTGGAGGTGTCTTTAATGGCCGATTTGCGTAAGTTTAAGAGTCAACGGGATATTCAAATGGGTTTGATCGCTTGCCTTAAGAATAAGCGATTCAACGAAGTCACTGTCAATGACATCTGTACGCAAGCATTGGTGGGACGTAGTACGTTTTACCATCACTATGCTGACAAGTATGCGTTGCTTGAAGAGATGGTGACACAGCGTGTAGACGTATTTGATCGGTTATTAGACCAACGAGTAGCGGGCATTACGGAAGATCAGCCATTGTTGGTATTGTATCGACAACTCGAAGGCGATGCAGGGGCCATCACATGCTTACTACAGATACACGAAAAAGATGGCGATCTAAGTGATCGCTATCTTAATAGCCTTGCCCGTCATGCGCGGACTTTGTTTCCCAAGGTGACTTTAGCAATCCCTCAAGGCTTTGCGTTGGAATTATATTCAACCACTGCTTTGACTGCAATCAGCTGGGCGTTGCGTCATGGGGAACCTGAAGCCATTTCACATTTTATGAATCAGTTAATGAAATTGGTGCTTAATACGGAAGCGTGATCACATGTTGATCAGTATTGGTATCGTGATTGGCAAGTGCTTCAATACAGTTTGGATCATGGGCCATCTCACGCACCCAACCAAGGCTAGTGATGGCAGCTTTACGACTGGTGCAGATGCCGGGTGTTAGCATCTCTTCCCATGAACGATTAGCGTAACCGACGTCTGCTGCGAGTAAGACGTAACGGCCATCGCAACCGCGGACCAACGTTGCTGACATGCCAGTCGCGTGACCTGCAGTATGAATTTGTAAGACACTGCCATCACCAAAGATATCATAACTTTCGCCTGTGGGACCAAAGCCGGTGTTTTGGTATTCGTAAGTTTGAACGTTGACACCGTGCCATTCACTGGGCAGATAGACCATTGGTGTGTGATTGGCAACGCGCCATTCAGGAGCGGATACTAGGATCTTCTTGGCATTGGCGACGTGCTTGAGGCCACTGACGTGATCGCAGTGTAAGTGGCTTAACAACACATAGTCGAGGTCCTCAGGACGATGTCCTAAGGCCTTCATGCGCTCATCGACTGCCCAGCCAGTCGGGAGATAGCCCGTATTGATCTGAACCTGCAAACCTAGTTCTTTCCAGTTGCTGGTGCGGATTTGTTTGTTCCAGCCGGTATCAATCAAAATTAGGCCCCGGGGGTGTTCAATCAAGTAACTAGAAACTGGTAATGTGGTTTGATTCTTCTCTGAACGAAATAAACCAGTAAAGGCCAAGGGATTACGGTATAGACCGTGAAACGGCAAAGCCTTGTCGACCTTAACGAGCCCGGTGTGTAAAACGTGAATTTTTATTTGATCAGTCATGATGTGATGTGCCTCCAATTCGTATGTCTTTAGCATACGGGGAAGACAAGTGTATGGGTAGAATCACTTTGACGGCAGGTGTGTCAAAAGGGACAATCATACCAGTAAGTGTCTCGTAAGGCACAAAATTAGATATATTGATTGAGGCATTTCCACAGTGTGTGTCTGCTGTTTAGGAATAATGAATTCATCATTTACCATAGAAACGATTGATATGGAAGTCCTTACCACAAGTGATGCGATTAAACCTCAAGTGATATATTGGGTTAAAGGGGGTCTGCGTATTTTTTAAATCCTAGTGGGTAATTGCTGACATATTAGGACCATTCGCGTCAGACTGCAGACGTTTCTACTCCTTACGAAATGAATGTGACCTGTTTATTCCTTAGAACGATGGAATTGAGTTCATTGTATAAAAAATGAGCTAGTAGTTAAACTAGCCCAGATCCATTAGCTATGAGTGATTTACAAATTACCCCTGCACCGGATTAAGCATCCTGCTGGCAAGTAAACCAGAGACACAGCTAAGATGGAGAGTAAAATATGCATATCCATTACCTCTTTCAAGGAATCGTAGAGACAACTTAAGAATAGAGATTGGAGCGCGGTGCTTAGAGCCGGTAATATCAGATAGCAGGAGTGGGAATCGAACCCACGAGCTCTAAGGCTGTATGCATAGTTTACTTTTGAGAATCAGTATACCATACTTAAATCAATTGATTGAAATAATTTCAGATTAGTATGATACGGATCTCCGTATCATAAGTGACGCTAAAAAAGCATTTCATATACTGGCTCTTGGAATTCATGGCGTTGAATTATTTACTGCAAATTGCAATCATAATGCGAATTGAATGACGAGGAGATAGATGCTTTTGAGTAGTTGGTTAAAAGTGTACGTAAGTCGTCTAATCAGTAGTGTTACTTGGTTTGAGCATTAACGCAATCACAAATCGAATGAAGCCAATTATGATAATGCTGGCAAAAAAGGCTCGGGCTCCGGTAAATTGAGACGTTGTGCTAAAGAAAGCCTGAATGACGACTAATAGGCTGGTTCCAATTGAGCCACCAACTTGTCGGAAAGTGTTGACCATCGCAGTACCATGTTTTAATAATGCTGCTGGTAAGACGTTTAGCGCTTCTGTTGTTAAAGGGGTCATCACTAAAGAATTGCCGATCATTTTTAGAATCAAGCAAAAAGTCATCAAGAGTAATGAAGTATGCGCTGTTAGAAATAGGAATGGTATCATTGAGATGGCTACGGTGAGACTACCGATGATTCCTAGTATTTTACCGCCAACATGATCATATAATTTCCCCGCAACCAGCGAAGTTAAGCCACTAGCGAGGGCTCCTGGTAATAAAACGAGCGCTGACGTCAGGGCAGTGTGGTGCATGGCCGATTGTACTAAAGTTGGAATAATGGCTTGTGGTCCAATCAAGGTAACGAACGATAAAACGACTAGGATTAGTGATAAAGTGAATTGGCGATTTTTAAAAATGTGAAAATCTAGCATCGGCTTAGTCAGCTTCATTTGACGATAAATGAAGCTGGCAATAACGATTAGGCCGCTGACAATCGCGATGAGCCCAAGCTGTTTATTTTGGCCGAGGCTACCCGTACCGTAAAGTAATAAGCCAAATCCGACTGTTGAATAAGTGACTGAGCGATAGTCAAGTTTATTGTCAGGACTAGGATGACCAACGTTTTGCATGCCAAAAATTGTGGCAATGATCAAGCCAACGCCAATAGGGAAAACTAACCAAAACAGAAAACGCCAGGACAGCTTGCTAATGATGAAACCGGCGATAGTCGGACCGATCAAAGGGGCAAAGCCAGTTGTTAGGCCAATTATTCCCATAACGGTGCCATGCTGGTCTTTTCTGACGATTGTAAACATCACCACTTGCATTAATGGGATGATAATTCCAGCGCCGATCGCTTGGATGAGTCGAGAAATCAGTAGCATACTGAAATTAACGGCTATTGCCGATAGTAAGGTGCCCAGTGTAAAAGTACCAACTGCAAATAGGGTGAGTTGGCGTGTCGTAAAGCGACTAATCAAAAATGCGGTGACCGGGATCCACACACCATTTACAAGCATGTAGGCAGTTGTCAGCCATTGAACAGTATTATTGCTGACGCCAAAAGTGGCCATAATGTCAGGAAATGCAGTGAAGAGCAAGGTCTGATTGAGAATCGAAATGAATGCGCCTAGCATAAATATGATAAGAATGGTTTTGATGTGATAGCTTTTAGTGTCAGCCATGATGGACCTCCTCGGAGAATTTGTTTAAGTTGTAGTTACAACTTAAACAACAAAAATGCTACACCACTTAATTTTATAAGTCAATCAAACTATATTTTAATTACAATATGAAGGTGAGATGGTCAGATGTCCTTGCAACATCCAGTAACAACGGCAGAACTAATTTATCAA from Lactiplantibacillus brownii encodes:
- a CDS encoding TetR/AcrR family transcriptional regulator codes for the protein MADLRKFKSQRDIQMGLIACLKNKRFNEVTVNDICTQALVGRSTFYHHYADKYALLEEMVTQRVDVFDRLLDQRVAGITEDQPLLVLYRQLEGDAGAITCLLQIHEKDGDLSDRYLNSLARHARTLFPKVTLAIPQGFALELYSTTALTAISWALRHGEPEAISHFMNQLMKLVLNTEA
- a CDS encoding DHA2 family efflux MFS transporter permease subunit, producing the protein MADTKSYHIKTILIIFMLGAFISILNQTLLFTAFPDIMATFGVSNNTVQWLTTAYMLVNGVWIPVTAFLISRFTTRQLTLFAVGTFTLGTLLSAIAVNFSMLLISRLIQAIGAGIIIPLMQVVMFTIVRKDQHGTVMGIIGLTTGFAPLIGPTIAGFIISKLSWRFLFWLVFPIGVGLIIATIFGMQNVGHPSPDNKLDYRSVTYSTVGFGLLLYGTGSLGQNKQLGLIAIVSGLIVIASFIYRQMKLTKPMLDFHIFKNRQFTLSLILVVLSFVTLIGPQAIIPTLVQSAMHHTALTSALVLLPGALASGLTSLVAGKLYDHVGGKILGIIGSLTVAISMIPFLFLTAHTSLLLMTFCLILKMIGNSLVMTPLTTEALNVLPAALLKHGTAMVNTFRQVGGSIGTSLLVVIQAFFSTTSQFTGARAFFASIIIIGFIRFVIALMLKPSNTTD
- a CDS encoding N-acyl homoserine lactonase family protein is translated as MTDQIKIHVLHTGLVKVDKALPFHGLYRNPLAFTGLFRSEKNQTTLPVSSYLIEHPRGLILIDTGWNKQIRTSNWKELGLQVQINTGYLPTGWAVDERMKALGHRPEDLDYVLLSHLHCDHVSGLKHVANAKKILVSAPEWRVANHTPMVYLPSEWHGVNVQTYEYQNTGFGPTGESYDIFGDGSVLQIHTAGHATGMSATLVRGCDGRYVLLAADVGYANRSWEEMLTPGICTSRKAAITSLGWVREMAHDPNCIEALANHDTNTDQHVITLPY